One window from the genome of Pelodictyon luteolum DSM 273 encodes:
- a CDS encoding carboxyl transferase domain-containing protein yields the protein MKHFQLPFEKQEGFSYAHADIEALSEYDKYLLSFHPERPRYLDYLTLFEKQEECLRSDRFGSCTIQVHRAELTLNGTTHRVMLIGQQSSPTSDFARLQEIMKNPEEIARWNHGMPTPAAFQKAIEAIALAEAEKRTIITIIDTAGADPTEASEAGGIAWKIGRCMQSLAEASVPTLSVIINRGCSGGAIALSGCDGILAMEYATYMVISPEACSSILFHTRQKAALAAELSRITAHEGLELGIIDDLIPESEGPAHRFPDGALRSFRSGVLRWLEKLSALSLDEVFSSRMERWKRIGRWEYMAEEEIKTFEKPVRNLPDAPEKNRFVPRHKGCRDSEGRAIVDPVLFSTLRRDNFRCDTCLHRYLRLTAHDYIALVLDEGSFREHPQTRHIIDSDILAFPNYPEKLREARQRSGTATAFITGDGRIEGQDVVFCASNFSFLGGSFSMSTGEKLRIAACIALERQCPLVIHATGGGARMHEGCSSMTSIPKIHVALSAVERAGLPLVTIISDPTLGGVAIGAGSRGEHIIEHNAGNIGFSGKRVIEQYTGLPTSKGFQTADWLREKGYASRIARPSEMKREISAIISRQPSNSKQ from the coding sequence ATGAAGCACTTCCAGCTCCCTTTCGAGAAACAGGAAGGGTTCAGCTATGCACATGCAGACATCGAGGCGCTTTCGGAGTATGACAAGTACCTTCTCTCGTTCCATCCGGAGCGTCCGCGGTACCTCGACTACCTCACCCTGTTCGAGAAGCAGGAAGAGTGTCTCCGGAGCGACCGATTCGGCAGCTGCACCATACAGGTCCACCGCGCCGAACTCACCCTGAACGGCACCACCCACCGGGTGATGCTCATCGGCCAGCAGTCCTCCCCGACTTCCGACTTCGCCCGCCTCCAGGAGATCATGAAAAACCCGGAGGAGATCGCCCGCTGGAACCACGGCATGCCGACCCCGGCGGCTTTCCAGAAGGCCATCGAGGCCATCGCCCTCGCCGAAGCAGAGAAGCGAACCATCATCACCATCATCGATACGGCAGGGGCTGATCCCACCGAGGCCTCGGAAGCCGGCGGCATCGCCTGGAAAATCGGCCGCTGCATGCAGTCGCTCGCCGAAGCCTCCGTCCCCACCCTCTCTGTGATCATCAACCGCGGATGCAGCGGCGGCGCCATAGCCCTCAGCGGCTGCGACGGGATACTCGCCATGGAGTATGCGACCTATATGGTGATCTCTCCCGAAGCCTGTTCATCCATCCTCTTCCATACCCGCCAGAAGGCAGCACTTGCCGCCGAACTTTCCCGCATCACGGCACATGAGGGGCTGGAGCTCGGCATCATCGACGACCTGATCCCGGAATCGGAAGGCCCGGCGCACCGGTTCCCTGACGGAGCACTCCGCTCTTTCCGCTCCGGCGTGCTCCGCTGGCTTGAAAAGCTCTCCGCACTCTCTCTCGATGAGGTGTTCAGCAGCAGGATGGAGCGCTGGAAGCGTATCGGACGGTGGGAGTATATGGCTGAAGAGGAGATCAAGACTTTTGAAAAACCAGTCCGGAACCTCCCCGATGCACCCGAAAAGAACCGGTTTGTTCCGCGCCACAAAGGGTGTCGCGACAGCGAAGGCCGGGCCATCGTAGACCCGGTGCTTTTCTCTACACTCCGGCGAGACAACTTTCGCTGCGACACCTGCCTTCACCGCTACCTCCGCCTCACGGCACATGACTATATAGCGCTCGTGCTCGACGAAGGCTCGTTCAGGGAACATCCCCAAACCCGGCATATCATCGACAGCGACATCCTCGCCTTCCCCAACTACCCCGAAAAACTCAGGGAGGCGCGCCAGCGCTCCGGCACCGCCACGGCCTTCATCACCGGAGACGGCAGAATAGAGGGGCAGGATGTGGTGTTCTGTGCCTCGAATTTCAGTTTCCTCGGCGGTTCGTTCTCCATGTCGACCGGTGAAAAGCTGCGCATTGCCGCCTGCATCGCCCTCGAGCGGCAGTGCCCGCTCGTCATCCACGCCACGGGCGGCGGGGCGAGAATGCACGAAGGGTGCTCCTCAATGACGAGCATCCCCAAGATCCATGTAGCGCTCTCGGCCGTCGAGCGGGCCGGGCTTCCGCTCGTCACCATCATTTCCGACCCGACCCTTGGCGGCGTGGCCATCGGAGCCGGATCTCGTGGAGAGCACATCATAGAACATAATGCGGGCAATATCGGTTTTTCAGGCAAACGGGTCATCGAACAGTATACCGGCCTACCCACATCGAAAGGATTTCAGACAGCCGACTGGCTCAGGGAAAAAGGATACGCCTCCCGCATCGCACGACCATCTGAAATGAAGCGCGAAATATCGGCCATCATCAGCCGGCAACCATCAAACAGCAAGCAATGA
- the cas5c gene encoding type I-C CRISPR-associated protein Cas5c, translating into MEHFNKTFCLEVKGDYACFTRPEMKVERVSYDVITPSSARGIFEAIFWKPAIRWRIRKIEILNPIKWISVRRNEVGQTASDRSEGIFIETARQQRAGLFLRDVAYRLYAELEFIPHPNRTETKRSVPEPLLDTWEKEEFRKDENPGKYYGIFERRARKGQCFNQPYLGCREFSCEFRLIDGHTTETVPISETRDLGFMLYDLDFEKNVKESSPAFFRCCMEQGVINVPAWDSEEVRK; encoded by the coding sequence ATGGAACATTTCAACAAAACGTTCTGCCTTGAAGTGAAAGGGGATTACGCCTGTTTCACAAGGCCGGAGATGAAGGTGGAGCGCGTCAGTTACGACGTCATCACTCCTTCATCGGCGAGGGGGATTTTCGAAGCGATATTCTGGAAACCAGCCATTCGCTGGCGAATTCGAAAGATCGAAATATTGAATCCGATCAAATGGATTTCGGTGAGGCGCAATGAAGTCGGTCAAACCGCAAGCGACCGAAGTGAGGGGATTTTCATCGAAACAGCGCGACAGCAACGAGCAGGCTTGTTTCTACGGGATGTGGCCTACCGGCTTTACGCTGAACTTGAGTTCATCCCGCATCCCAACAGAACTGAAACAAAACGTTCTGTTCCAGAACCACTCCTTGACACATGGGAAAAAGAAGAGTTCAGAAAAGACGAAAACCCTGGCAAATACTATGGCATCTTCGAGCGTCGAGCTCGAAAAGGTCAGTGTTTCAACCAGCCATATCTCGGTTGCCGCGAGTTCAGTTGCGAATTCAGGTTGATTGATGGCCACACAACGGAAACAGTGCCAATCAGTGAAACGCGCGATCTTGGATTCATGCTCTACGATCTTGACTTTGAAAAGAACGTCAAAGAATCCTCACCAGCGTTTTTCAGGTGCTGTATGGAACAAGGAGTGATCAACGTCCCGGCTTGGGATAGCGAGGAGGTGAGAAAATGA
- a CDS encoding universal stress protein codes for MFKIKTILCPVDFSDVSKKAVRYAQEFALGMGASLMLLNVVEPRPMAVDISLNYVPLEEDLEKAATEDLELLLGELRAAGIKADGLVRIGNPADIILERLNELDVNLIIMGSHGKKGLSRLLMGSVAETIVRRAGCPVLIVKDDEKEFIGEA; via the coding sequence ATGTTCAAGATCAAGACCATCCTCTGTCCGGTTGATTTTTCCGATGTATCGAAAAAGGCGGTGCGTTACGCCCAGGAATTTGCCTTGGGCATGGGTGCGTCACTCATGCTGCTCAACGTAGTCGAGCCCCGTCCGATGGCTGTTGACATCTCGCTCAACTATGTGCCGCTTGAAGAGGACCTCGAGAAGGCTGCCACAGAGGATCTCGAGCTCCTGCTCGGTGAGCTTCGTGCTGCCGGCATCAAGGCCGATGGGCTTGTACGCATCGGCAATCCTGCCGACATCATCCTGGAGCGGTTGAACGAACTCGATGTCAACCTCATCATCATGGGTTCCCACGGCAAGAAAGGGCTCAGCCGCCTCCTGATGGGAAGCGTTGCCGAAACAATCGTGCGCAGGGCTGGCTGCCCGGTGCTGATCGTCAAGGATGATGAGAAGGAGTTTATCGGCGAAGCCTAA
- the mce gene encoding methylmalonyl-CoA epimerase encodes MISKIDHIAIAVSNLDEAVRTYMNVLGCGADAIRIEEVPSEQVRVAFIQVGETKIELLEPMSPESPISKFLEKNGEGMHHIAFSTDSVAREQERVTALGMRPLGEIRRGAGGKEILFLHPKDTGRVLMELTGKKKEE; translated from the coding sequence ATGATCAGTAAAATAGACCATATCGCCATCGCCGTATCGAACCTCGACGAAGCAGTCCGGACCTACATGAACGTCCTCGGCTGCGGGGCGGATGCCATACGTATCGAGGAGGTCCCCTCCGAACAGGTACGGGTGGCATTCATTCAGGTAGGAGAGACGAAGATCGAACTGCTCGAACCCATGTCCCCGGAAAGCCCCATATCGAAGTTTCTGGAGAAGAACGGAGAGGGCATGCACCACATCGCGTTCTCCACAGACAGCGTAGCCCGGGAACAGGAGCGCGTAACAGCCCTTGGCATGCGCCCGCTCGGTGAGATACGCCGGGGAGCCGGAGGAAAGGAGATTCTCTTCCTCCATCCGAAAGACACGGGGCGGGTACTTATGGAACTCACCGGGAAAAAGAAAGAGGAATGA
- the meaB gene encoding methylmalonyl Co-A mutase-associated GTPase MeaB: MSRQGSAGTGGPLDAESIARGVIGGNRQMLARAITLVESENPVHAESARRILEQCITEGRHAMRIAVTGSPGAGKSTFIESLGEEIISNGHSLAVLAVDPSSLRSRGSILGDKARMEKLTARKEAFIRPTASSGHLGGGAPKTHETMLLLEAAGYEVIILETVGVGQSEVHADAMTDFVLLLMLPGSGDELQGIKRGIMEIADAVGVTKADGERVELAKATASDFTAALGMLPEKHPGHRRKVLLTSARSGAGIKETWGEITGFFDLLQKSGELELRQLQQRSSLLRDLVEWGLRKAYRSDPAIQQRKAEIEAEVAAGRLSPFEGADLLVEAFRLRR, translated from the coding sequence ATGAGCAGGCAGGGGTCAGCGGGAACCGGAGGACCGCTTGATGCGGAAAGCATTGCCCGGGGCGTGATTGGCGGCAACCGCCAGATGCTTGCCAGAGCCATCACGCTCGTGGAATCCGAAAACCCGGTGCACGCCGAATCGGCACGCCGCATCCTTGAGCAATGCATCACTGAAGGTCGGCATGCGATGCGCATTGCCGTCACCGGCTCGCCGGGAGCCGGCAAAAGCACCTTCATCGAATCACTTGGCGAAGAGATCATCAGCAACGGTCATAGCCTTGCGGTCCTTGCCGTCGACCCGAGCAGCCTGCGTTCGAGAGGAAGCATTCTCGGCGACAAGGCCCGCATGGAAAAGCTGACCGCACGAAAAGAGGCCTTCATACGCCCTACCGCGTCCTCAGGCCACCTCGGAGGCGGAGCGCCAAAAACCCATGAAACCATGCTGCTGCTGGAAGCGGCGGGTTATGAAGTCATCATACTGGAAACAGTCGGGGTGGGCCAGTCGGAAGTACATGCCGATGCCATGACGGACTTCGTCCTTCTCCTCATGCTGCCGGGATCGGGTGACGAGCTGCAGGGGATAAAACGCGGGATCATGGAAATTGCGGACGCAGTCGGCGTCACCAAGGCGGACGGAGAGCGGGTGGAGTTGGCCAAAGCAACAGCATCCGACTTTACGGCAGCCCTCGGCATGCTGCCCGAGAAACACCCCGGACACCGGCGGAAGGTGCTCCTCACCTCGGCACGCAGCGGAGCAGGCATCAAGGAAACCTGGGGGGAGATTACCGGCTTCTTCGATCTTCTCCAAAAGAGCGGGGAGCTTGAGCTGCGTCAGCTGCAGCAACGCTCAAGCCTGCTCCGGGACCTCGTCGAATGGGGACTCAGGAAAGCGTACCGGAGCGACCCTGCCATACAACAGCGGAAGGCGGAGATAGAGGCCGAGGTTGCTGCCGGCCGGCTGAGCCCGTTCGAGGGCGCCGATCTGCTCGTCGAAGCCTTTAGGCTTCGCCGATAA
- a CDS encoding methylmalonyl-CoA mutase subunit beta — MTAQEPGLGYSEFPAVSRVEWKERVASDLGEGKTYDRIVWQTPDGFPLEPWYGINEPSPRIRVPMQAGGTTAVSCRRITAEDPEEANRDALRALEEGAGALEFVMTGKESCRPAYTRRLLSGISLENVPVWFSGTPDHLALTGALAAMDGFSANTGGLLSPPPAGDSGLLQALCSGEGLPVTFGTLCVDTVPFHDRGATPAEEVALALAGMSDMIEELLEAGIPGESIAGKMTITMAVGSSHFLEMAKPRALRALLPHLLEAYGIPADTLPRLFARTSRRNLSLLDPHTNLLRLTTETASAIAGGYETLEIAPFDAGKSTSAGEAARISMNIHLLLTMEAGLGRVQDPAAGSPFIETMTAKLAGTAWEIFKTIESAGGLSAASPLVESMIAAARSAALKQAATRKKTLVGVNRYPADLLPQQLLHLDALTATADESVEGSETARFERIRLRTASHALKTGRTPSVFIWMHGNPAVSRLQAGFTEDFFRCGGFAISGSAELAVEAASCATALADKPSFVVLCIAEKDPVPSAESICRMLKEASSGIIPVMAGKPPEGHERLTAAGIDSFIYTGVDCPAMLEKYQHTTGA; from the coding sequence ATGACAGCACAGGAGCCCGGTCTCGGGTATAGTGAATTTCCGGCGGTAAGCCGGGTTGAATGGAAAGAACGGGTGGCGTCAGACCTCGGGGAAGGCAAAACCTATGACCGGATTGTATGGCAGACGCCCGACGGCTTCCCGCTTGAACCCTGGTACGGCATCAATGAACCCTCGCCCCGGATCAGGGTCCCCATGCAGGCAGGCGGCACCACCGCAGTAAGCTGCCGACGCATCACGGCTGAAGATCCCGAAGAGGCAAACCGGGATGCGCTTCGGGCACTCGAGGAGGGAGCCGGTGCGCTCGAGTTCGTCATGACTGGCAAAGAGAGCTGCCGGCCGGCATATACCCGGCGGCTCCTTTCCGGCATCAGCCTTGAAAACGTCCCCGTATGGTTTTCCGGCACGCCGGACCATCTCGCCCTCACCGGGGCACTCGCCGCAATGGATGGATTCTCTGCCAACACCGGCGGACTGCTCAGCCCTCCTCCGGCCGGAGATTCCGGGTTGCTTCAGGCACTCTGTTCCGGTGAAGGCCTCCCGGTCACCTTCGGGACCCTCTGCGTGGACACCGTCCCCTTCCACGACAGGGGCGCGACTCCAGCTGAAGAGGTAGCGCTTGCTCTTGCCGGCATGAGCGACATGATTGAAGAGCTCCTTGAAGCCGGAATCCCCGGGGAAAGCATTGCAGGGAAAATGACCATCACTATGGCGGTGGGCTCGAGCCATTTTCTTGAGATGGCCAAACCGAGGGCGCTGCGGGCACTGCTCCCCCATCTCCTTGAAGCATACGGGATACCGGCGGACACATTGCCCCGCCTCTTCGCCAGAACCTCTCGCAGAAACCTCTCGCTCCTCGACCCCCATACCAACCTGCTCCGTCTGACTACCGAAACAGCCTCGGCCATCGCCGGAGGGTACGAAACGCTTGAGATCGCTCCGTTCGACGCCGGGAAATCGACCTCCGCGGGTGAAGCCGCCCGCATCTCGATGAACATCCACCTGCTGCTCACGATGGAGGCCGGGCTCGGCAGGGTCCAGGACCCTGCCGCCGGATCGCCCTTCATCGAAACCATGACGGCAAAGCTCGCCGGAACGGCCTGGGAGATTTTCAAGACCATCGAATCGGCAGGCGGACTCAGTGCCGCATCCCCCCTTGTGGAATCCATGATTGCCGCTGCGCGCAGCGCTGCCCTGAAACAGGCGGCAACAAGGAAAAAAACCCTTGTCGGGGTCAACCGCTACCCCGCAGACCTTCTTCCGCAGCAGCTCCTCCATCTCGACGCCCTCACGGCAACAGCCGACGAAAGCGTGGAGGGAAGTGAAACGGCACGCTTCGAACGGATCCGGCTCCGCACGGCATCGCATGCCCTAAAGACCGGCCGCACCCCGTCGGTGTTCATCTGGATGCACGGAAACCCGGCCGTATCCCGCCTGCAGGCAGGTTTTACCGAAGACTTCTTCCGCTGCGGAGGGTTCGCCATATCGGGCAGCGCTGAACTGGCGGTTGAGGCTGCATCGTGCGCGACCGCACTTGCAGACAAGCCCTCCTTTGTGGTGCTCTGCATCGCCGAAAAAGACCCCGTTCCCTCAGCCGAATCAATCTGCCGGATGCTTAAAGAGGCCTCCTCGGGCATCATTCCGGTGATGGCGGGAAAGCCCCCCGAAGGACACGAACGGCTTACTGCCGCAGGGATCGACAGCTTCATCTATACCGGGGTCGACTGCCCCGCAATGCTCGAGAAATACCAACACACGACAGGAGCGTAA
- the scpA gene encoding methylmalonyl-CoA mutase → MKPDFSSIDIFSGAVPAAPQHDEAETPRWLTPEGLGECRSYAGREEASEAHLQGAPGFPPFTAGPYSTMYTTRPWTIRQYAGFSTAEESNLFYRRNLAAGQKGLSVAFDLPTHRGYDSDHPRVVGDVGKAGVAIDSVEDMKILFDGIPLGDISVSMTMNGAVLPVMAFYIVAAEEEGVGPEKLSGTIQNDILKEFMVRNTYIYPPAPSMRIIADIFRYTSATMPKFNSISISGYHMQEAGATADLELAFTLADGLEYLRTGLEAGLDIDAFAPRLSFFWASGMNYFTEIAKLRAARMLWAKIVKRFNPKNPKSLMLRSHTQTSGWSLTEQDPFNNVARTCIEALGAALGHTQSLHTNALDEAIALPSPFSARIARNTQLYLQEETDITRSIDPWSGSYYVESLTSQLASKAWKIIEEIEEAGGMVKAIEQGIPKRQIEEAAARKQSRIDRGEDSIIGLNAYRTAEKTDIELLEVDNTMVLHKQMERLERIKATRNPEETQAALRAMTECARSGEGNLLALAVDAARKRATLGEISSACEEVFGRYRSTVRLNSNVYMSGMEHNHRFREAQDLADTFASIEGRRPRIMVAKVGQDGHDRGAKVIAAGFADVGFDVDISPLFQTPEEVVQQALDNDVHLIGISSLAAGHKTLIPETVKLLREAGREDILVIAGGIIPERDHAFLRREGVAAIFGPGTVIADAAIEILSILIGKTGV, encoded by the coding sequence ATGAAACCCGATTTTTCATCCATTGATATTTTCAGCGGGGCAGTACCCGCAGCACCGCAGCACGACGAGGCTGAAACGCCACGCTGGCTCACCCCGGAAGGACTCGGGGAATGCCGCTCCTATGCCGGCCGTGAAGAAGCTTCTGAAGCGCACCTGCAGGGTGCGCCGGGGTTCCCGCCCTTCACCGCAGGCCCCTACTCCACCATGTACACGACCAGGCCGTGGACCATCCGGCAGTATGCAGGGTTTTCAACGGCCGAGGAGTCAAACCTCTTCTACCGCCGCAACCTTGCCGCAGGCCAGAAAGGTCTCTCGGTCGCCTTCGACCTTCCGACCCACCGCGGCTATGATTCCGACCACCCGAGGGTGGTGGGAGATGTCGGCAAGGCCGGAGTCGCCATCGACTCGGTCGAGGACATGAAGATCCTCTTCGACGGGATTCCACTCGGCGACATCTCCGTTTCGATGACCATGAACGGGGCGGTGCTCCCCGTCATGGCATTCTACATCGTCGCCGCCGAAGAAGAGGGCGTGGGGCCGGAAAAACTCAGCGGAACCATCCAGAACGACATCCTCAAGGAGTTCATGGTCCGCAACACCTACATCTACCCTCCGGCGCCTTCAATGCGTATCATTGCCGACATCTTCCGCTATACGAGCGCCACGATGCCGAAGTTCAACTCCATCAGCATCTCCGGCTACCACATGCAGGAAGCCGGTGCCACGGCGGACCTGGAGCTGGCCTTCACCCTTGCAGACGGACTCGAGTACCTCCGTACCGGCCTCGAAGCCGGCCTGGATATCGACGCCTTCGCCCCCCGCCTCTCCTTTTTCTGGGCCAGCGGCATGAACTACTTCACCGAGATCGCCAAACTGAGGGCGGCAAGGATGCTGTGGGCAAAAATCGTGAAGCGCTTCAATCCGAAGAACCCGAAATCGCTGATGCTGCGCTCCCATACCCAGACCTCCGGCTGGAGCCTCACCGAGCAGGACCCGTTCAACAATGTTGCGCGAACCTGCATAGAAGCTCTCGGCGCCGCACTCGGCCATACCCAGTCGCTGCACACAAACGCCCTCGACGAAGCCATCGCGCTGCCCTCCCCGTTCTCGGCGCGCATCGCCCGCAACACCCAGCTCTACCTGCAGGAGGAGACCGACATCACCCGGAGCATCGACCCGTGGTCGGGCTCATACTATGTCGAATCCCTCACATCCCAGCTTGCATCGAAAGCGTGGAAGATCATTGAAGAGATCGAAGAAGCCGGAGGCATGGTGAAGGCTATCGAGCAGGGCATCCCGAAACGGCAGATTGAAGAGGCGGCCGCCCGCAAGCAGTCCCGAATTGATCGCGGAGAAGACAGCATCATCGGCCTGAACGCCTACCGTACCGCTGAGAAAACCGACATCGAGCTGCTTGAGGTCGACAATACCATGGTGCTCCATAAACAGATGGAACGCCTTGAAAGAATCAAGGCCACCCGCAACCCGGAGGAAACCCAGGCAGCGCTCCGGGCCATGACGGAATGCGCCCGATCGGGAGAGGGAAACCTTCTCGCCCTCGCCGTTGATGCTGCGCGCAAACGCGCCACACTCGGAGAAATATCCTCAGCCTGCGAAGAGGTGTTCGGCCGATACCGCTCAACAGTCAGGCTCAACAGCAACGTCTACATGTCAGGAATGGAACACAACCACCGGTTCAGGGAGGCACAGGACCTTGCCGACACCTTTGCATCCATCGAAGGCCGACGGCCGAGGATCATGGTCGCCAAGGTCGGACAGGACGGCCATGACCGCGGAGCCAAAGTCATTGCAGCCGGCTTTGCCGACGTCGGCTTCGACGTCGACATCAGCCCGCTCTTCCAGACCCCTGAAGAGGTCGTCCAGCAGGCGCTCGACAATGATGTGCACCTCATCGGCATCTCCAGCCTTGCAGCCGGCCACAAGACCCTCATCCCGGAGACAGTCAAGCTGCTCAGGGAGGCAGGACGGGAGGATATTCTGGTGATTGCCGGCGGCATCATACCCGAACGCGACCATGCGTTCCTCCGTAGAGAGGGAGTAGCGGCGATATTCGGGCCGGGTACCGTCATTGCCGATGCAGCCATTGAGATTCTCAGCATCCTCATAGGAAAAACCGGCGTATGA
- the cas3 gene encoding CRISPR-associated helicase Cas3' produces MMGKIDHSAAGAIHAVQKHALIGKALAYLIAGHHTGLPDWYREPGTGGQTLPERIENKDHHHLQHALQGKPPADILEVSLPTTHPCGSPTPAPELMHLWIRMLYSCLVDADFLDTEAFMNPDKAQARLHAYNLSELKDTFNHFMARKQAGAKDSPVNRARNLILEECRTNAALEPGLFSLTVPTGGGKTLCSMAFALEHAIRFQKKRIIVAIPYTSIIEQTADQYRQIFGNDAVLEHHSNLDPEKGSGKYRLASENWDAPIIVTTNVQLFESLFAAKSSACRKLHNIVNSVIVLDEAQMLPTGYLQPVVSVLELLAEHFRTSIVLCTATQPVLSGRVGTGQNVLKGFKNDGVRELMSDPDNLFKVFQRVTVNMLGDADERHEWDKIAEAITTQRQALCIVNTRKDCRELHGLMPEDTIHLSALMCPEHRSQVIADIKSKLIDGESVRVVSTQLLEAGVDIDFPRVYRAFSGLDSIAQAAGRCNREGKHERGDVLVFNPPKPPPPGIMLKAEQAGKEMFRAFPELATTLMPRAFRQYFSLYYGRLNSFDVQKIMELLVADAPQLNIQFRTAAMRFKLIDDKSQHGVIVRYRSERIDSNPLIDQLRYGGPNRKLMRQLQRFSVNVYDKDLMQLRNNGLIENINGVWVQLSESAYHPVFGLNVDATLDYYW; encoded by the coding sequence ATGATGGGCAAGATTGACCATTCCGCTGCTGGAGCCATACATGCCGTGCAGAAACACGCCCTGATCGGAAAAGCTCTGGCCTATCTCATTGCCGGCCATCACACGGGGTTGCCGGACTGGTATCGTGAACCCGGTACTGGCGGCCAAACATTGCCCGAACGGATAGAGAACAAGGATCATCATCATCTTCAACATGCATTACAGGGTAAGCCTCCGGCTGACATTCTTGAGGTTTCCTTACCGACGACGCACCCCTGTGGAAGCCCGACTCCAGCTCCCGAATTGATGCACCTGTGGATTCGCATGCTTTATTCCTGTCTTGTCGATGCGGACTTTCTCGATACAGAAGCATTCATGAATCCGGATAAGGCTCAAGCGAGGTTACATGCATACAATCTTTCCGAACTGAAAGATACGTTTAATCATTTCATGGCCCGGAAACAGGCTGGAGCTAAAGATTCACCAGTAAACCGGGCAAGAAACTTGATTCTAGAAGAATGCCGTACGAATGCCGCTCTGGAGCCGGGACTTTTTTCCCTGACGGTACCAACAGGTGGCGGAAAAACACTGTGCTCCATGGCATTTGCCCTTGAGCATGCAATCCGGTTCCAAAAAAAACGAATCATTGTTGCCATACCCTATACCAGTATCATCGAACAGACTGCCGATCAGTACCGACAGATATTTGGCAATGATGCGGTGCTTGAACATCACAGCAACCTCGATCCTGAAAAAGGAAGCGGGAAGTATAGGCTTGCCTCAGAGAACTGGGATGCACCAATTATCGTGACCACGAACGTGCAGTTGTTCGAATCTTTATTTGCCGCCAAAAGCTCAGCATGCCGGAAGCTCCACAACATCGTCAATTCAGTTATTGTGCTTGATGAAGCGCAGATGCTGCCCACCGGGTATCTGCAACCGGTTGTTTCCGTTCTGGAATTGCTTGCGGAGCATTTCAGAACCTCAATTGTCCTGTGCACAGCTACACAGCCAGTCTTGTCCGGCAGAGTCGGAACCGGACAGAATGTGCTGAAAGGTTTCAAGAATGACGGTGTCAGGGAACTGATGTCTGATCCCGACAACTTGTTCAAGGTATTTCAGCGAGTAACGGTAAACATGCTTGGCGATGCCGATGAGAGGCATGAATGGGACAAAATAGCTGAAGCCATTACGACCCAACGACAGGCGCTATGCATCGTCAATACCCGAAAAGATTGCCGTGAGCTACATGGGCTGATGCCGGAAGACACCATTCATCTTTCTGCACTCATGTGCCCTGAACACAGAAGCCAGGTTATCGCCGATATCAAGTCAAAGCTGATTGATGGAGAATCTGTTCGTGTCGTCAGTACACAACTGCTCGAAGCTGGTGTAGATATAGACTTCCCTAGGGTTTATCGAGCATTCAGCGGTCTTGACAGCATCGCACAAGCTGCTGGCAGATGCAACCGGGAAGGAAAACATGAAAGAGGGGATGTCCTCGTATTCAACCCACCGAAACCACCGCCTCCCGGCATCATGCTGAAGGCTGAACAAGCCGGGAAGGAGATGTTCCGAGCATTTCCAGAACTGGCAACGACCCTCATGCCGAGAGCCTTCAGACAGTACTTCAGCCTGTATTACGGACGCTTGAACAGTTTCGATGTACAGAAAATAATGGAACTGCTTGTTGCAGATGCCCCTCAGCTCAATATCCAGTTCCGTACGGCGGCCATGCGGTTCAAGCTGATCGATGACAAGAGCCAGCATGGTGTTATCGTGCGATACCGATCCGAAAGAATCGATAGCAACCCGCTGATCGACCAATTGCGTTATGGCGGCCCGAATCGCAAGTTGATGAGACAGTTGCAACGTTTTTCGGTCAACGTGTATGACAAAGATTTGATGCAACTCAGAAATAACGGGCTGATAGAAAACATCAACGGTGTATGGGTGCAGCTGTCGGAAAGTGCATACCATCCGGTTTTCGGATTGAACGTCGATGCAACACTGGACTATTACTGGTAA
- a CDS encoding CRISPR-associated endonuclease Cas3'' encodes MKPVAHLRQLEDSVWEEHSLHDHLMHVAELAGRFAKEFGNADWLQAAGLLHDLGKFNPTWQEYIRRNNGDYSEEDDGQD; translated from the coding sequence ATGAAACCCGTTGCACATCTCCGTCAATTAGAGGATTCCGTTTGGGAAGAACATTCCCTTCATGACCACCTCATGCATGTTGCAGAACTTGCCGGCAGATTTGCAAAAGAGTTCGGCAATGCCGACTGGCTGCAAGCTGCGGGATTATTGCATGATCTTGGCAAATTCAACCCGACCTGGCAGGAATATATCCGCAGGAACAATGGGGATTATTCCGAGGAGGATGATGGGCAAGATTGA